One part of the uncultured Bacteroides sp. genome encodes these proteins:
- a CDS encoding glycosyltransferase family 2 protein, which translates to MDGLIVLDIIDSILFFLMALSVGYLLIFAAASISKRNYYYPIAKKKYRFAVLFPAYKEDKVIERSVHSFLQQEYPKENYDVVVISDKMAEITNQQLRKLPIDLLIVDFENSSKAKALNFAMDKLEDREYDMVVILDADNTVQPDFLQQLSNAYECGANVIQAHRMAKNLNTSTAILDAVSEEINNSIFRTGHVKLGLSSALIGSGMAFEYKWFQENIKKVSSAGEDKELEMLLLKQRIYIDYMDDLPVYDEKTQKENAFNNQRRRWLSAQFASLWQALPDLPDAIFTRNIDYCDKIAQWIMLPRALLIGTIGSTAILTTIINWEWSIKWWILLLLLFLVLCMAIPDYLINKQLKKAIWKIPFLAINMFFNLFRMKGVNKKFIHTEHGEH; encoded by the coding sequence ATGGATGGACTGATAGTTTTAGACATTATAGATTCTATACTCTTTTTTCTCATGGCACTTTCCGTGGGATATCTTCTTATATTTGCGGCAGCAAGTATATCGAAGAGAAACTACTACTATCCTATAGCCAAAAAGAAATACCGTTTTGCAGTTCTTTTTCCTGCTTATAAAGAAGATAAAGTTATAGAACGGTCTGTGCATTCTTTCTTGCAACAAGAATATCCAAAAGAAAACTATGATGTTGTTGTGATCTCTGATAAGATGGCAGAAATCACCAATCAACAACTTAGGAAATTACCTATAGATTTACTGATTGTTGACTTTGAAAACAGTTCAAAAGCAAAGGCATTGAACTTTGCAATGGATAAATTGGAAGATCGTGAGTATGACATGGTTGTTATTCTGGATGCAGATAATACCGTTCAGCCGGATTTTCTGCAACAATTAAGCAATGCGTATGAATGTGGTGCAAACGTTATTCAGGCACATCGCATGGCAAAGAACCTGAACACAAGCACCGCCATACTTGATGCTGTGAGTGAAGAGATTAATAACTCAATATTCAGAACAGGTCATGTAAAATTGGGACTTTCATCCGCTTTAATTGGTTCCGGAATGGCTTTTGAATATAAGTGGTTTCAAGAGAATATTAAAAAAGTCTCATCTGCAGGTGAAGATAAAGAGTTGGAAATGTTATTACTAAAACAGAGAATCTATATTGATTATATGGACGATCTTCCTGTTTATGATGAGAAAACACAGAAAGAAAATGCATTCAATAATCAGCGTCGCAGATGGTTGTCCGCCCAGTTTGCTTCTTTATGGCAAGCTTTACCCGACCTGCCAGATGCTATCTTTACCAGAAACATAGATTATTGCGACAAAATAGCCCAATGGATTATGCTTCCCCGGGCACTTTTGATTGGAACGATTGGATCAACAGCTATACTGACTACAATAATAAACTGGGAATGGTCCATAAAATGGTGGATACTGCTGCTTTTACTTTTTCTGGTTTTATGCATGGCTATTCCAGATTATCTGATCAATAAACAGCTAAAGAAAGCTATTTGGAAGATTCCTTTTCTTGCCATTAATATGTTTTTCAATTTATTCAGGATGAAAGGAGTCAATAAAAAGTTTATTCACACTGAGCATGGAGAGCATTAA
- a CDS encoding glycosyltransferase family 2 protein, with protein MSNLPELSIITINYNGMKDTGELIESLQKYVSLPYEIIVVDNASRINESEILQRKYPHIIAIRSEKNLGFSGGNNLGISKAKGKYIFLLNNDTFIVEDTFHYLIKRLESSPHIGAVSPKIKFAFPPRNIQFAGYIPLSRITLRNDLIGFGETDHGQFDTPIRTPYCHGAAMMVKKEVIEKVGYMPEIYFLYYEELDWSTQIGKAGYELWYEPHCTVYHKESQSTGQQSYLRTFYLTQNRLLYAWRNRYGITRWVSILYQLAVAAPKNTLFFLLKGRTDLAKAILKGICAFFKLEHKLD; from the coding sequence ATGAGCAACTTACCTGAGTTATCCATTATAACCATTAACTACAATGGTATGAAAGATACAGGTGAATTAATAGAATCACTTCAAAAGTATGTATCTCTTCCTTATGAAATAATTGTGGTAGATAATGCATCAAGAATAAATGAGTCAGAAATTTTACAGCGAAAATACCCACATATTATCGCTATAAGAAGTGAAAAGAATTTAGGCTTTTCAGGCGGGAACAATTTGGGTATTAGCAAAGCTAAAGGAAAATACATTTTTTTATTGAACAACGATACGTTTATTGTAGAGGATACTTTTCATTATTTAATTAAAAGATTGGAAAGCAGCCCTCATATTGGAGCTGTTTCTCCAAAGATTAAATTTGCTTTTCCTCCACGCAACATTCAATTTGCCGGTTACATACCATTGAGTCGAATTACTTTACGCAACGATCTTATCGGATTTGGAGAAACAGACCATGGACAGTTTGACACACCTATCCGTACTCCTTATTGTCATGGTGCAGCTATGATGGTAAAGAAAGAAGTGATAGAAAAAGTAGGATATATGCCCGAAATTTATTTTCTTTACTATGAAGAGCTGGACTGGAGCACCCAAATTGGGAAAGCAGGATATGAATTGTGGTACGAACCTCATTGCACTGTTTATCACAAAGAGAGTCAAAGTACTGGTCAACAAAGCTACCTGCGTACTTTCTATCTTACCCAGAACCGGCTGTTGTACGCCTGGCGTAACAGATACGGAATCACCCGATGGGTATCCATTTTGTACCAACTGGCGGTTGCTGCTCCAAAGAATACGCTGTTTTTTCTTCTGAAAGGCAGAACGGATTTAGCAAAAGCTATATTAAAAGGAATATGCGCATTTTTTAAGTTAGAACACAAACTAGATTAA
- a CDS encoding O-antigen ligase family protein, with amino-acid sequence MLENITRLITPKIFTYLGLLAYIIIFYKATMQRGLTFGYAIAFIPIITIVIYLFFKSPLWSFIILFISNYFIMGVNRYIPFPVPISVFMDSIISFIFLALILKTIHIKTEWKRVFNSLTILTLIWLIFCILELINPKITSFADWFTKVRSLAFYPIIMVILVSVILNKYKHVKFLLLVWSVLTLLAAFKGYWQKNHGFDSTEVIWLYTGGAKTHLINTGIRYFSFFTDAGNYGANMGFSLVIFSIAAFYIKNKWLKIYFFIVALAGGYGMIISGTRGSLAVPFAGYTIFVLLSRNWKFALSSLFVLATAFCFLNFTTIGDNNSLIRRMRSAFDTNDASLNVRLENQKKLKEHLKDLPFGAGIGFGNTPDIKNPDYEFSVIPSDSWFVRVWIQTGIVGLSIYILLLFIGIISGVYIILFKIKNRELGGVLAALLAGVFGMTASAYGNEILGQYPSCYLYFICFTIVFMGKYYDKELEEHEQLT; translated from the coding sequence ATGCTAGAAAATATAACAAGACTAATTACACCCAAAATATTTACATATTTAGGGTTATTGGCATATATTATTATATTTTACAAAGCAACAATGCAAAGAGGCTTAACTTTTGGATATGCTATTGCCTTTATTCCAATTATTACAATTGTGATATATTTATTTTTTAAAAGTCCTCTATGGAGTTTTATAATTCTCTTTATAAGCAATTATTTCATAATGGGAGTTAACCGATACATCCCATTTCCAGTTCCTATTAGTGTGTTTATGGATTCTATTATTTCATTCATTTTTTTAGCACTCATTTTAAAAACAATCCACATAAAAACAGAATGGAAAAGAGTATTCAATTCTTTAACTATATTAACTCTCATTTGGCTTATTTTCTGTATACTAGAGCTAATAAATCCCAAAATTACATCATTTGCTGATTGGTTCACAAAAGTTCGTAGCTTGGCTTTTTATCCAATTATTATGGTTATCTTAGTTTCTGTTATACTAAACAAATATAAACATGTTAAATTTTTATTATTGGTTTGGTCTGTTTTAACCCTTTTAGCTGCATTCAAAGGGTATTGGCAAAAAAATCATGGATTTGATTCTACTGAGGTTATTTGGCTTTATACCGGAGGAGCGAAAACTCATTTGATAAATACAGGAATACGCTATTTTTCTTTTTTCACTGATGCTGGTAACTATGGGGCAAATATGGGTTTTTCGCTTGTGATATTTTCCATAGCTGCTTTTTATATCAAAAACAAATGGCTCAAAATTTATTTCTTCATTGTAGCATTGGCTGGGGGATATGGAATGATCATATCAGGAACACGAGGATCATTAGCTGTCCCATTTGCAGGATATACAATTTTTGTGCTTCTTTCAAGGAATTGGAAATTTGCTTTATCTTCTCTCTTTGTACTTGCAACAGCTTTCTGTTTCCTCAATTTCACAACTATTGGAGATAATAATAGTTTAATTAGGAGAATGCGTTCTGCTTTCGACACAAATGATGCATCATTAAATGTAAGATTGGAGAACCAAAAAAAGTTAAAAGAACATTTAAAAGATCTTCCGTTTGGAGCAGGAATTGGATTCGGTAATACTCCAGATATTAAAAACCCTGATTATGAATTTTCAGTAATTCCTAGTGACTCATGGTTTGTAAGAGTATGGATACAAACTGGAATAGTTGGATTATCCATATATATTTTACTTTTATTTATTGGAATTATATCAGGTGTTTATATTATTCTTTTTAAAATAAAAAACAGAGAATTAGGAGGAGTATTAGCAGCTCTACTTGCAGGAGTATTTGGCATGACAGCTTCTGCTTATGGTAATGAGATATTAGGACAATACCCCAGTTGTTATCTTTACTTTATTTGCTTTACAATAGTTTTTATGGGTAAATATTACGACAAAGAATTAGAAGAACATGAGCAACTTACCTGA
- a CDS encoding exopolysaccharide biosynthesis protein yields MEYLLYLSRFIYRLRWWLITIPVILTLLAIYSTKHLGRTYDATTTIYTGIISGYTVETSTGAGINLTQQSTTLDNILTLITSQSTLKRVSLRLYAQNMIYGDPNRDNTHIQASTYRALLNITPKEVLKLIDKKDEKKTISNLEAYEKPEPKNFIFGLFYWNHPDYCYSALFNKIKVNRIAGSDMIEIGYSNGDPGVAYNTLKILNEEFIEQYQQLRFGETNNVIKFFEEELAKLKKKLETSEDSLTAYTLSKRIINYPEQTKQVTIQSTSYEEKCEGYLLEYNTAKTLINELEKRMDSHIKSLKNNSEFISRMQKITDLTSQITDIETFNNESSLGNQNLSSYKKQLKKAENDFNEFAEKFTNQKYTKEKIAPEEILQQWFEQMLNKEKADAKLKLMESRKGLIDDKYVFFSPIGNTLKRMDRDIGFTESNYMSMLNSLNAARLRQKNLQMTSATLRVINPPVYPLAAEATNRKSVVMTVFFGSIIAILGFSLLIEILDRTLRDKIRAERLTSSKVLGAFPGKNIVRLRNFNKTRYKIATQFICNALLGYLPNNGKRIINLISTESGDGKSFIGNQLEEYWMSIGLNVKSISWNNDFSKDSREFLLAESVNDICNSIDDIDILIVEYPPLKECLIPEKLINEAAVNLVIAKANKTWKLTDQLLLNELKRLAKPISPVLVCLNNADKDAVESFTGLLPPYNRFRKFIYRFSQLGLTASE; encoded by the coding sequence ATGGAATATTTACTTTATTTATCCAGATTTATATACCGGTTACGATGGTGGTTAATAACTATACCCGTTATTCTAACATTATTAGCAATATATTCCACAAAACACTTAGGAAGGACATATGATGCTACTACAACAATTTATACAGGAATCATTTCAGGATATACAGTTGAGACCAGTACCGGAGCAGGTATAAATCTCACTCAGCAAAGTACTACCTTAGATAATATTTTAACGCTTATTACATCGCAAAGTACACTGAAAAGAGTTTCGCTACGGCTTTATGCCCAAAATATGATTTATGGAGATCCCAATCGTGACAATACACATATCCAAGCTTCAACATACAGAGCATTGCTAAATATTACTCCAAAAGAGGTTTTAAAACTCATTGATAAGAAAGACGAAAAAAAAACGATTTCAAATCTAGAGGCTTATGAAAAACCAGAACCAAAAAACTTTATTTTTGGATTATTTTACTGGAATCATCCAGATTATTGTTATTCAGCATTATTTAATAAAATAAAAGTAAACAGAATTGCAGGTAGTGATATGATTGAAATCGGCTATTCAAATGGAGATCCAGGAGTAGCTTACAACACACTGAAAATCTTAAATGAAGAATTTATCGAGCAATATCAGCAGCTTAGGTTTGGTGAAACAAATAATGTAATCAAATTTTTCGAAGAAGAGCTAGCTAAATTAAAAAAGAAACTAGAAACTTCTGAAGACTCCCTAACAGCCTACACCCTAAGTAAGCGAATTATTAATTATCCAGAACAAACAAAACAAGTCACAATACAAAGCACTTCTTATGAAGAAAAATGTGAAGGATATCTTCTTGAATACAATACAGCTAAAACATTAATTAATGAGCTGGAAAAAAGGATGGACAGTCATATTAAATCTTTAAAGAACAATTCTGAATTTATCAGTAGAATGCAAAAAATAACAGACTTAACATCTCAAATTACAGATATAGAAACATTTAATAATGAAAGTTCTTTGGGTAACCAAAATTTAAGTTCTTATAAAAAGCAACTTAAAAAAGCTGAAAACGATTTTAATGAATTCGCAGAGAAATTTACAAATCAAAAATACACAAAAGAAAAAATAGCTCCAGAAGAAATTCTACAACAGTGGTTCGAGCAAATGTTAAATAAAGAAAAAGCAGATGCTAAACTAAAATTAATGGAATCCAGAAAAGGACTTATTGATGATAAATATGTTTTCTTTTCTCCTATTGGCAATACTTTAAAACGTATGGATCGTGATATTGGCTTTACAGAAAGCAATTACATGTCCATGCTTAACAGTTTAAATGCAGCCAGATTACGACAGAAAAACCTGCAGATGACTTCTGCAACACTAAGGGTAATTAATCCACCGGTATACCCTTTGGCAGCAGAAGCAACAAATAGAAAATCAGTCGTAATGACTGTTTTTTTCGGTAGTATAATTGCAATTTTAGGTTTCTCTTTACTTATAGAGATACTTGATAGAACACTAAGAGATAAGATTCGAGCCGAAAGACTAACGTCAAGCAAAGTTCTCGGAGCTTTTCCAGGTAAAAATATTGTCCGACTCAGGAACTTCAACAAAACCAGATATAAAATAGCAACTCAGTTTATTTGTAATGCCCTTTTAGGATATTTACCAAATAATGGAAAAAGAATCATTAATTTAATAAGTACGGAAAGTGGCGATGGAAAGTCTTTTATAGGAAATCAATTGGAAGAATATTGGATGTCTATAGGGTTAAATGTAAAATCTATATCCTGGAATAATGATTTTTCAAAAGACTCCAGAGAGTTTTTGTTAGCAGAATCTGTGAATGATATATGCAATTCAATAGATGATATAGACATTCTTATAGTAGAATATCCACCATTAAAAGAGTGTTTAATTCCTGAAAAATTAATCAATGAAGCTGCAGTTAATCTTGTTATAGCAAAAGCTAATAAAACTTGGAAATTAACTGATCAGCTTTTACTAAATGAACTGAAGAGATTAGCAAAACCAATTTCTCCTGTTTTAGTTTGCTTAAATAATGCAGATAAAGATGCTGTCGAAAGTTTCACTGGGCTTCTTCCTCCATACAATAGGTTCAGAAAGTTTATATATAGATTTTCTCAATTAGGATTAACAGCTTCAGAATAA
- a CDS encoding TolC family protein, with amino-acid sequence MIRKIVSFLVLSTFFLVPILAQESIADMAPEDYVNLKLPPLDSLFENAKKNPQIQIHDIKREEELGLLSKEKKSWLKYFSVGTSYHYGIQAYTSGYSDSATPLYYQYNNNATSYYNIGGAISIPLDDLFDRKRKIKNQKLLVKESEYLKEQKIDELKQEIIELYTAALSNLSILKLKVEYMALAKAQYQVAENEFLNGKVDASLLSERKRIQIEAASEYENTRALLNNSILKLELLSKTSIVNKK; translated from the coding sequence ATGATAAGAAAAATAGTTTCATTTCTTGTTTTAAGCACTTTTTTTCTAGTGCCAATTCTGGCTCAGGAAAGTATCGCAGATATGGCTCCGGAGGATTACGTCAATCTTAAGTTACCTCCTTTAGATTCTTTATTTGAAAATGCCAAGAAAAATCCGCAAATACAAATTCACGACATAAAGAGAGAAGAAGAGCTGGGATTACTTAGTAAAGAAAAGAAAAGTTGGCTAAAGTATTTTTCAGTAGGAACATCATATCATTATGGAATACAAGCTTATACATCCGGTTATTCAGATTCTGCAACACCGCTTTACTATCAATACAACAATAATGCTACAAGTTATTACAATATAGGTGGAGCAATATCCATACCATTGGATGACTTGTTTGATCGTAAAAGAAAAATTAAAAATCAAAAGTTATTAGTTAAGGAAAGTGAATATTTAAAAGAGCAAAAAATCGATGAACTGAAACAAGAAATTATAGAACTTTATACAGCGGCTTTATCAAATCTATCCATCCTGAAACTAAAAGTTGAATATATGGCACTTGCTAAAGCGCAATATCAAGTAGCAGAAAATGAATTTTTAAATGGCAAAGTCGATGCAAGTTTATTAAGCGAAAGAAAAAGAATTCAAATTGAAGCTGCCAGTGAATATGAAAATACTAGAGCTTTACTTAATAATTCTATTTTAAAACTAGAATTGCTTTCCAAGACTTCAATTGTCAACAAGAAATAA
- a CDS encoding sugar transferase, whose translation MQQLVFIGTQTQTIAHFSQLSEGKIVITANCIEASKWLSQYNNEKPVVILFEKGRFKKDLADISYLHNKFYHTYIVLITDSLTKEESYRYLKSGICNTLSPNETKENFEHTLNFIYTRQHQFRNALRNQNSIKHFHMPVMKRLFDIAFSSLAILCLSPLLILTAIAIRLESEGPVVYKSKRVGSNYRIFDFLKFRSMYTNADKRLKEFNNLNQYNGEQEVTDEEEVIQANDSNDMDEIILVSDDYVIPEQEYIAQKNVEKKNSFVKFENDPRITKVGRFIRKYSIDELPQLINILKGDMSIVGNRPLPLYEAELLTSDEYIDRFMAPAGLTGLWQVEKRGDSGKMSAEERKQLDIQYAKNYSFAMDMKIILKTATAFVQKENV comes from the coding sequence ATGCAGCAACTCGTTTTTATAGGAACACAAACGCAAACTATCGCACATTTTAGCCAACTATCCGAAGGTAAAATAGTGATCACAGCAAATTGTATTGAAGCATCCAAATGGTTGTCTCAATATAATAATGAAAAGCCTGTGGTCATTCTTTTTGAAAAAGGACGTTTCAAAAAAGATTTGGCTGATATTTCTTACCTTCACAACAAGTTTTATCATACCTATATTGTTCTTATCACAGATTCTTTAACCAAAGAAGAAAGTTATAGGTATTTAAAAAGCGGTATTTGTAATACCCTGTCTCCTAATGAAACTAAAGAGAATTTTGAACATACACTAAACTTCATTTATACCAGGCAACATCAATTTCGGAATGCCCTTCGGAATCAGAACTCAATCAAACATTTCCACATGCCTGTTATGAAGCGACTTTTCGACATTGCATTTTCAAGTCTTGCAATACTATGCCTATCTCCGCTTCTAATTCTTACGGCCATTGCCATTCGCTTGGAAAGTGAAGGTCCTGTAGTTTATAAATCAAAACGAGTTGGAAGCAACTATCGGATATTCGATTTCCTGAAATTCCGATCCATGTACACCAATGCAGATAAACGTCTGAAGGAATTCAATAACTTGAATCAATATAATGGTGAACAGGAAGTTACTGATGAAGAAGAAGTAATCCAGGCAAATGATTCAAACGATATGGATGAAATAATCCTGGTATCCGATGATTATGTAATTCCTGAGCAAGAGTATATCGCGCAGAAAAATGTTGAAAAGAAAAACTCATTTGTAAAATTCGAAAACGATCCCCGAATAACCAAGGTAGGACGTTTTATCCGCAAATACAGCATCGACGAGCTTCCGCAATTAATTAATATATTAAAAGGAGACATGTCTATTGTAGGTAATCGCCCCCTCCCACTCTATGAAGCAGAGCTGTTAACCAGCGACGAATATATAGACCGCTTCATGGCCCCGGCAGGACTTACCGGGTTATGGCAGGTAGAAAAACGAGGCGACTCAGGGAAAATGTCTGCAGAAGAGAGAAAGCAATTAGATATTCAATATGCTAAAAATTACTCTTTTGCTATGGATATGAAAATTATTTTAAAAACAGCTACAGCGTTTGTACAAAAGGAGAATGTATAA
- a CDS encoding response regulator yields the protein MKKKILLIDDKESIAKVVSIYLSGEFDLVYFEHPVKAIAWLQEGNIPDLIISDIRMPEMRGDEFLHYIKANALFSSIPVIMLSSEESTSERIRLLEEGADDYILKPFNPMELKIRIKKIIKE from the coding sequence ATGAAAAAAAAGATATTATTAATTGACGACAAAGAGTCTATTGCAAAAGTTGTTTCCATCTATTTATCCGGCGAATTCGATCTTGTTTACTTTGAACACCCGGTCAAAGCCATTGCTTGGTTACAGGAAGGAAACATCCCCGATCTTATTATTTCAGACATTAGAATGCCCGAAATGCGTGGAGATGAATTTTTACATTACATCAAGGCCAATGCTTTATTTAGCTCAATTCCGGTAATTATGCTTTCCAGCGAAGAGAGTACTTCAGAAAGAATCAGATTACTGGAAGAGGGCGCAGACGATTATATTTTAAAGCCATTCAACCCTATGGAATTAAAAATTCGTATCAAAAAAATAATTAAAGAATAG
- a CDS encoding LruC domain-containing protein, protein MRVSFIKISATFSLFILITSIYSCKEDYYDPYYKAPSPFTGVPDDFDWSTISSIKLTVNVNDEYNGQYYYMVEVFDDNPIFNSEATLLAKGVAKKAEAYTSEISFPQALQTIYIRQTAPNGLQVVQERTIDATDLSVNFAGKSSGSANTKAVSPRTAAPTYSGDRSKANVIDLKSTSQTLTSGKSYIITGGAYSGNIVFWGGQTTTLFVEGEWNVPANQEAFQDGMEIVVLNGGKITFSNSSQTIYGYNNVNFFIMNGGAFNPEKKSININFTNTGGNIYNAGSFYLNVMQLNGGRFYNNSSTVNIAQFTQTGTIENHGVLIMGSIDASSGFVIDNYCNMSVTGGITTSGGTFILHNSTILSCVNFDPKGTVLNMEAYSLFDVTGTATFNSWASQINGPGSYNYGTYYSSDYALARIKRIVSDGNANVTFAGNVELECSSYKTNGKGIYLYSPAHVVSYGNPSVLIPASECTGTGSYPKGTTPADPTFPIEVPTNSIYTYAIEDLWPAYGDYDMNDLVLESQTSYTLNRLSSTTSVSSLTITAKVMAVGAFKKLGAAFQLDQIPSSNVTSVSVESDSPNNRLNGTVFTVGSTGVETGQNKAVIPLFDEAHHFLNNSAAERYFTLNTEKGDYITPKQVKITIYFKSGTVSPSDIAVKYLNFFVVTDAKTEDRKEVHLVGYNPTDKAITTYFGGGPNNIPSNNDLSLNGVYYRGTDNLIWGLMIPGTFSYPSEYSSILKAYPKFKSWATSGGTTSQDWYSSSNADQTYIYTK, encoded by the coding sequence ATGAGAGTAAGTTTCATTAAAATATCAGCAACTTTCAGTTTGTTTATCCTAATTACATCCATATACAGCTGTAAAGAAGATTATTACGACCCTTATTACAAGGCTCCCTCCCCTTTTACCGGGGTTCCGGACGATTTCGATTGGTCAACTATCAGTTCTATAAAGCTAACCGTAAATGTTAACGATGAATATAATGGCCAATATTACTATATGGTTGAAGTTTTCGATGATAACCCCATTTTCAATTCTGAAGCAACTTTATTAGCAAAAGGTGTTGCAAAAAAAGCTGAAGCATATACCTCTGAAATTAGTTTTCCGCAAGCCCTACAAACTATTTATATTCGCCAGACTGCCCCCAACGGACTACAAGTAGTACAAGAAAGAACAATCGATGCTACAGATTTATCTGTAAACTTTGCAGGCAAATCATCTGGCTCAGCGAATACAAAGGCCGTCAGTCCACGCACTGCTGCTCCAACTTACAGCGGAGACAGAAGTAAAGCCAATGTTATCGATCTAAAATCAACTTCTCAAACATTAACATCCGGAAAATCGTACATAATCACAGGTGGCGCTTATTCCGGCAATATAGTTTTCTGGGGCGGACAAACAACAACTCTTTTTGTTGAAGGTGAATGGAACGTTCCAGCAAATCAGGAAGCTTTTCAAGACGGAATGGAAATTGTGGTTTTAAATGGAGGTAAAATAACATTCAGTAATAGCAGTCAGACTATTTATGGATACAACAACGTAAACTTTTTCATCATGAATGGAGGAGCCTTTAATCCAGAAAAGAAGAGCATAAATATCAATTTCACTAATACAGGAGGTAACATATACAATGCCGGATCTTTTTATCTCAATGTAATGCAACTAAACGGTGGTAGGTTCTATAATAACAGTTCTACCGTCAATATTGCACAATTTACACAAACAGGAACCATTGAAAATCATGGAGTACTTATAATGGGATCCATTGATGCTTCCAGTGGATTTGTTATTGACAACTATTGTAATATGTCCGTAACCGGAGGTATTACAACTTCAGGCGGCACCTTTATCTTGCACAACAGTACTATTCTGTCATGCGTAAACTTTGATCCTAAAGGAACAGTATTAAATATGGAAGCTTATTCTCTTTTTGATGTTACAGGTACTGCTACCTTTAACTCCTGGGCAAGCCAAATAAACGGTCCCGGAAGTTATAATTATGGAACGTATTATTCATCAGACTATGCATTAGCCCGTATAAAAAGAATTGTATCAGACGGCAATGCCAATGTTACATTTGCCGGAAATGTTGAGCTAGAATGTTCATCTTATAAAACAAATGGTAAAGGCATCTACCTTTACTCACCAGCCCATGTTGTAAGTTATGGAAACCCTTCAGTCTTAATACCCGCAAGTGAATGTACCGGCACAGGAAGCTATCCTAAAGGTACTACTCCAGCCGACCCTACTTTTCCAATAGAAGTACCAACAAACAGTATATATACTTATGCTATAGAAGACCTTTGGCCTGCATACGGAGATTATGATATGAACGACCTTGTCTTAGAAAGTCAAACATCTTACACTTTAAACAGATTATCATCAACCACAAGCGTATCAAGCCTTACTATCACTGCAAAGGTTATGGCTGTAGGCGCATTTAAAAAGCTGGGGGCAGCCTTTCAGCTAGACCAGATTCCGTCAAGCAATGTAACCAGTGTTTCTGTAGAATCAGATTCCCCAAACAACAGATTAAATGGGACTGTATTTACGGTTGGTTCCACTGGAGTTGAAACTGGTCAAAACAAAGCTGTTATACCTCTTTTCGACGAAGCTCATCATTTTTTAAACAACAGCGCCGCTGAAAGATATTTTACACTTAACACCGAAAAAGGAGATTACATAACACCCAAACAAGTAAAAATCACGATATACTTCAAGAGTGGCACTGTAAGTCCATCTGATATAGCCGTTAAATACCTGAACTTCTTTGTCGTAACAGATGCTAAAACCGAAGATAGAAAGGAAGTTCACTTAGTAGGATACAACCCAACAGACAAAGCCATTACAACATATTTCGGTGGAGGGCCTAATAATATACCGTCCAATAATGACCTATCACTAAATGGAGTTTATTACCGGGGGACTGATAATTTAATTTGGGGACTAATGATACCGGGAACATTTAGCTATCCTTCTGAATATAGTAGTATACTTAAAGCATACCCAAAGTTCAAGTCGTGGGCAACATCTGGTGGTACTACCAGTCAGGACTGGTATAGTAGTTCTAATGCCGATCAAACATATATTTACACAAAATAA